Within the Paenibacillus sp. AN1007 genome, the region GCTGCTCAGCCTGCGTTATCTTGAACCGAATCGGGACTTCCGCAGCAAATGGCAGTATCAAAACCTGATGTACATGGCCGCCGGTTATCTGATTGGTCACCTCAAAGGAACCTCATGGGAGCAGGTTGTTCAGGAACGTTTGTTGAACCCGCTCGGAATGAACTCCAGTCTGTTTTCGGTGAAGGAGATGCAGCAGCTGTCCAACTACGCCAAACCATACATGGATCACGAGGGAGTGCACACGCAGATCCCTTTTCGCACCATCGATGCCATTGGTCCCGCCGGCTGCATCAACAGCTGCTTGACAGATATGACAGCTTGGCTTCAGTTTCAACTGCAGCAGGGCGTGTGGAAGGAGAACAGTCTCATTTCCAAAGAACAAATGGCCGAAATGCATATTCCACAGATGGCCTCTGATTCTCCGTTCCACAGCAAAGAGCTGCCTGTAAGTACATACGGGCTTGGGTGGATGATTGAACCTTACCGCGGACACGCCATGATCCATCACGGCGGAGCTATTGACGGTTTTGCTTCCCAGGTGGCCTTCCTGCCGGATGAACAGATTGGAATCGTTGTGCTCAGCAATACCAACGGAAGTGTCATTCCGTATACTACTGCCTTTTACATTATGGACTGCCTGCTGGGAATGGAGCCTGTTGACTGGACCTCAACCTTTTTGGGACTCATGGGACAAGTAGAGCTTACAGAAGAAGAAAAACCAAAACCTGAGGCTTCTCCCTCTGTTCAGCCCCTTGATTGTCCTGTCTCCGTATACACAGGAACTTACAACCATCCCGGATATGGAGAGATCCTTGTACATGAGACGGATGAAGGTTTGCAGATGAGATTAAATAACCTCGATATGCCACTGCAGTATAAGGGCAGTCACTCGTTCTCCGTCACATTGTCCCATTTTGGTTGGAGCCTGGATTGTACATTTGAGGTAAACGAGGGTCTGCCTGCTGCTTCGGTGTGTGTCCCTTTTGTACTCGAACCGAAAGCCCGGCCAATCCTATTCACCAGACTGCAGGACTAAAAAATTCTACAGTCGTTGTAAAGGAGATATGTCTCGTTGTGGAAGATTATCATTGTCTACCACAACGGGATATACACCGGATAACTCGTCTCTGTCTCCGAGGATTCTTCTGCGGTCAACGATCCTGACTTTCTTCGTATCCAAAGCTGCCGCAGATCGGGTAACCCATAACCCGCAATTTTATAATTACGCAGAGAAGCATCATGGGCATGTTCTTCTTTGAAAGAGTATACTGGCAAAATCAATGCTTCTTCGATCAGCCGATCCTCCAGTTGAATTAATCTTTCCATCCGCAGAGCTGGTTCCCGGATCATGACGATATGCTCGCATTCATGCGCAAGTTCTGCTCTCCAGTAGTCATTCATTGCAAGCAGGAATAATGTATTGCCGAATGTATACATCGTGATCAAACTCCGCATCACATGCTCATCAAATACTTCTCCCGTGTAGATGATCTCATAAGGCTGCAGTTCATGATGATAGACCGCATGAACAGGATCACCGGGAACAATGGTTACATTTAATCCAATCGCTGCACAGCGCTCAGCAAACCATGCCATATCGGACTCCATCTGCTCCCCTTCCTCCACCCAGACCCGTAAATGCTCTCCTTGGTAAGAGCTTTGTTCCAGCAGCGCCGCTGCCTGTTCAAGTACAGACCTGCCCGATTCCGTTTGAACCGCATCCCTCTCAACAGAAGGAGCTATCGTTCGAACCTCTCGCATTGGACCACGAATCAAACTTTCAGCTTTCTTGATGTGAGGACTGGCGGACGCTGCAGTTAACTCATCCGACTGGAGAAGCAGCCTAACCGCTTGACGGAAATAAAGATCTTGATGCGGGCCGTCCTTTTGCATATTAAACGTCATAAATACACCTCCCTGAATCTCATGCTCGACAGCACGAGGTGTATCCTCTGGGAACAGACGCTGCTTAATTGCGTTTTCAGGCCAGTCAGAGTGCGGCAGCTGCCATACTTCAACCCGGTCAATATAGGCGCGTCCCCGGAAGTAAGAGGGGAATGCCTCCAGTACTAACAGATTAGCGTCATGACGTGTAATGCGATACGGTCCTGTTCCAATCGGACGAAGCGGCTCCATCTGTACATCCCTGGGTATAATCGAAGCATACAGACTGCTCAGCAGATCAGGGAACATGAAGTTGGGTTGACACAGTACAAAGTGCACCGTCAGGCTGTCCACTGCCTCAATGGATTGGATGGAGGCAAACATGGCTCTGCTGGGGTTCGCCGGATCTTCAATAATGCGATCAAAGGAAAATTTGACATCTGATGCGTCCATAACGCGACCATGATGGAAAAGGATGCCTTTGTTCAGATGAAACGTCCACCGTCTTCCTTCCCGGTCACTCTCCCACGCTACAGCGAGACTTGGCTCGCACTGCTGTCGCTCCGCATTATACCGAACCAAACGGTCGAAAACTTCAGTAATGATAAAACCTTCTCCCCACATCGCCGTCTGCGTGGGGTCCAGCGTCTTGAAAGGCGTGTTCTGTGGAATCCGCAGCGTATCCGTTCTGCCTTCCATCCCCTCATTAGAGCGCAAACCGAATAGATGCTGCAGATTATGGACCAGCTGCTCTCTGATTAAGGGAGGCAGGGACGAGGCCATTTCGTAGGCATCTTCCATTCTGTTGGCATACAGAAGCTGGTCAAAACGTTCCGAAGCAGCCGCGGCCGCTGGTTTGCAAAAGACAAGTACCGACTTTTTGCCTCGTCCACGCTGCGGGCTCCAACTCACCCAACCGTTCTCTTTGAATTTGTTCATAATCAGATTCATGTTGCGCATCGTACAGCACAAATGCCCTGCAAGTTCGCCGATGGTAATATGCAGTTCCTGATCGTCCTGTATATGCTGAAACTTCAACCGCAGCTGCATGTAATGTTCCGAGATATCCATATGCCGCCCTTCACTCCCAACCCGTTCAATATTAGAGTTCATAAAATACGAAATACATGCGATTATGTATACAGTTTTTCTTCAGGTTTTCTTCCATTATACTCGGTAACATCAACTTGAACACTGGAAGGAAGAAGATGAAAGCTATGAAATTTACCGATCTGCATCCGAATATCAAGATTCGAATCGTGACTGATTTTTTTACCGATTTGACGCAAAAAACAATTCTTCCCTTTATGGCGATTTATCTGAGTTTGCAGATTGGTGCCGAATGGGCAGGGCTGCCTGCTGACCGTTAATATTATTGCTTCCATGTTAGCCGGACTTGGCGCAGGATATTGGTCCGATCGAATCGGTCGTAAAAAACTGATGATCCTCGCTCAAAGTCTGCAGGTATTTTCCCTCTTCTGGCTGGCAGCTGCCAACTCACCCTGGATGAATTCCGTGACATTGACATGTCTCATGTTTCTTCTCAGCAGCATCAGTTCAGGAATAACGGCCCCGATTGCAGGTGCCATGATTGTGGATGTAAGCAGTGAACAGGAACGTCATTACATCTATGGACTGCAGTACTGGACAACCAACGCAGCCATCACTTTCGGTGCCCTGCTGGGTGGGCTTTTATTCGAATCCTTTCGTTTTCTGCTGTTCAGCCTGGTCTGTATGGAAAGTATCGCAACTTTGCTGATTCTGATTTTTTTTATTCATGAAACAATGGAGAACAGACATGATACAGTCCTCCCCCAAAACGCACTAAACACCTACAAAAGTATTGTCTACGACAAACGCTTCATGGTGTTTTTTACAGCAACCGTTCTTGCCGTGTCCCTAGAATTTCAGTTGGATAAATACATTGCAGTGCGGTTAAAAAATGAATTCGCCGGAGAGCTGCTGGGCTTCCATATATCAGGTCTTCACATGTTCAGCTTAGTCATGATCATCAATACCGTGCTGGTTGTCT harbors:
- a CDS encoding serine hydrolase, which encodes MTTTNTTADAAASLQTKLLGLDQFMTGQLEQWKGVGAAVAVVHKDQVIWSKGYGYRDLEAGLEVTPDTLFAIGSSTKSFTAAAAAQLVDEGLLDWDTPVKTYLPDFQMYDPVATERLTIRDMLCHRSGLPRHEMVWYNSPRSREELLLSLRYLEPNRDFRSKWQYQNLMYMAAGYLIGHLKGTSWEQVVQERLLNPLGMNSSLFSVKEMQQLSNYAKPYMDHEGVHTQIPFRTIDAIGPAGCINSCLTDMTAWLQFQLQQGVWKENSLISKEQMAEMHIPQMASDSPFHSKELPVSTYGLGWMIEPYRGHAMIHHGGAIDGFASQVAFLPDEQIGIVVLSNTNGSVIPYTTAFYIMDCLLGMEPVDWTSTFLGLMGQVELTEEEKPKPEASPSVQPLDCPVSVYTGTYNHPGYGEILVHETDEGLQMRLNNLDMPLQYKGSHSFSVTLSHFGWSLDCTFEVNEGLPAASVCVPFVLEPKARPILFTRLQD
- a CDS encoding ABC transporter substrate-binding protein produces the protein MDISEHYMQLRLKFQHIQDDQELHITIGELAGHLCCTMRNMNLIMNKFKENGWVSWSPQRGRGKKSVLVFCKPAAAAASERFDQLLYANRMEDAYEMASSLPPLIREQLVHNLQHLFGLRSNEGMEGRTDTLRIPQNTPFKTLDPTQTAMWGEGFIITEVFDRLVRYNAERQQCEPSLAVAWESDREGRRWTFHLNKGILFHHGRVMDASDVKFSFDRIIEDPANPSRAMFASIQSIEAVDSLTVHFVLCQPNFMFPDLLSSLYASIIPRDVQMEPLRPIGTGPYRITRHDANLLVLEAFPSYFRGRAYIDRVEVWQLPHSDWPENAIKQRLFPEDTPRAVEHEIQGGVFMTFNMQKDGPHQDLYFRQAVRLLLQSDELTAASASPHIKKAESLIRGPMREVRTIAPSVERDAVQTESGRSVLEQAAALLEQSSYQGEHLRVWVEEGEQMESDMAWFAERCAAIGLNVTIVPGDPVHAVYHHELQPYEIIYTGEVFDEHVMRSLITMYTFGNTLFLLAMNDYWRAELAHECEHIVMIREPALRMERLIQLEDRLIEEALILPVYSFKEEHAHDASLRNYKIAGYGLPDLRQLWIRRKSGSLTAEESSETETSYPVYIPLW
- a CDS encoding MFS transporter, whose product is MPNGQGCLLTVNIIASMLAGLGAGYWSDRIGRKKLMILAQSLQVFSLFWLAAANSPWMNSVTLTCLMFLLSSISSGITAPIAGAMIVDVSSEQERHYIYGLQYWTTNAAITFGALLGGLLFESFRFLLFSLVCMESIATLLILIFFIHETMENRHDTVLPQNALNTYKSIVYDKRFMVFFTATVLAVSLEFQLDKYIAVRLKNEFAGELLGFHISGLHMFSLVMIINTVLVVLIAIPFGKCISRLSSRTIITTGMMLYTAGFVVLAFSNWAWLLITSAVLLTIGELMYAPVRQVLLAGIIPDSNRAAYLAADGLSYNIAALLGSIGLTVGALLPSYVMAGLYLTTGLGALYFFRILLRARASRQQNHSYADAS